Genomic DNA from Thermodesulfobacteriota bacterium:
GCCTCCGGTACGATAACCGGGTAGGCTGGAAAGATTCAGGGTTTCTGCCACTACACCCTGACCCGGAAATCCAGCATCTCCGTGAATAAGTATTGGTAGAGTAACTGTGTGATCAAACTCCGGGGAGCCGGGATTATCGACCTTTGTTCCAGCTGCACGTGCCATTCCCTCAACTACCGGGTTAACCGATTCCAGATGGCTGGGGTTGGGTGCCAAGGTCACAACCATTTCGATCAGCTTGCCGTTTTTCACAGCCCTGCTAGCTCCTTCATGATATTTGACGTCCCCCGTCCAACCCATATCATCCCTGAAGTCGCGTGCTAACACCGGGTCTTTAAACATGACGAGGGTTTGTATATAGGGTTTGTTGAGAACGTGAGCCATCACATTCAGCCTCCCGCGATGGGCCATACCCAGTAGGATTTTATTGATGCCTGCTTCTGCTGCCTCAGCTATTATCTCGTTTAACATCGGTACCAGCGTGTCCATGCCCTCTATTGAGAAACGAAATTTCCCGGGAAATATACGGTGAAGAAAGCGTTCAAAAACCTCTACCTTGGTAAGGATCTCGAGAATAACCTTTGGATCAATGGAGTCCTTCGGCGGGCGGAAGCGACCCGATTCAGCGGTTAGCCTTAACCATTCGCGCTCTTCGGGTATATGAATGTGATCGTAATCAAAACCGATTTTGGATGTATATATTTTAAAAAGGGATTCGATTGCATCCTGTGCGTTGACTGCCTCCTCAGCAATAGGGCCACCGACAAGGCTCGGTGGCAACTGACTCAGATTCTCCTTTGTCAGTCCGTGCGCGGAGATATCGAGCGAAGGATCCCCGGGAGGATCACTTCCAAGAGGGTCAATATTTGCAGCCAAGTGGCCGTACGCGCGAATATCCTGTGCGAGAATAACGGCACCAGCGATTTTATCTATGTTCGTGGCGCGAGTGGGGATCTCACCGTCGATCTCTGGTTTCCAACGGTCAAACATCGCTCTTGTTTTAGAGTCGACAGAGCTCGGATCCGCTTGATATTTGCTATATAGATCCAATATATAAGCTGCGTTAGGTCCATGGAAGTCCTTCCAAATATTCATATATTTTCTTAAGATTGCGTGTTAATTTGTTGCCTCGGTTTAATTTTAGAATAATAGCACAATCGTATGCAAAACAAAAATTGATAGGGCGAGAGGGGAAATTTTCAAGAGCCTTGATTTAAAACTATGATATTGACAATTTTCACTCTTGACATCAATCTTACGGGAATTATTTTTTATCTAAATTCAATAGTCTAATAATACATGATAAGTGTCTCGGGTGTGACGAAAAGTTACGGCAAGTTGATTGCCATCGATAATATATCGTTCCAGGTGGAGAAGGGTGAGATCTTAGGCTTTTTAGGACCCAACGGCGCCGGAAAAACTACCACTATGCGCATAATTACCGGTTATACACCCCCTACTGAGGGCGAAGTCCGGATCGGAGGCTTTGACGTTGTTGAAGACCCGATTGAGGCTAAGAAACAGATTGGATATTTGCCAGAGAATCCCCCACTTTACAATGAAATGACTGTCGGGGGCTATCTTGACTTCGTGGCAGATTTAAAGGATGTACCTGGCAAGATAAAGTGGGAGAGAATTAGCTATGTTATGGACAAGTGCGGAATTGCGGATGTAAAAAACAGACTTATCGGAAATCTCTCGAAGGGATATAGGCAGAGGATTGGAATTGCACAGGCACTGGTAAATGATCCCGCTGTTCTTATACTTGACGAACCTACAATTGGCCTTGACCCAAAGCAGATCATAGAGATCAGGGAACTCATAAAAAGCCTCGCTGGAGGGCGCACCATTATACTAAGTACTCACATGCTATCAGAAGTAAACATGATGTGTACCAGGGTCGTTATTATCCATAGGGGGAAGATAGCCCTCGAGGAATCGCTTGATAGAATCGCAGAGGATTTACATGGATCGAAAATTCTATTACTTAAAATCAGTCGAAGCGATAGCTATGTAAAAGAGCGGATCCTGTGTCTTCCTCACGTTTCTGATGTGAGTGAAATCTCTCACGGAGAGTTCAGGATTACATCTGAAGGATCGCATGATATTGGGGACTTAATTGCCAAGACTGTTGTTGAATATGGTTGGGGATTACTCGAGTTGCGCCCCTTTACTCAATCGCTCGAAGAGATATTTCTCAAAGTGATTTCAGCAGAAGGTGAATGAATGAAGTCAATAGTAACTATATTCAGAAAAGAATTAAAATCATACTTTGCTTCTCCGATCGCCTTTATTATCTTATTCGTATTTCTCATTATTTCGGGGATTTTCTTTTTTCTGTACCTAGAGAGTTTTGCCCAATCGCAATTTGATTCGCGGTTACAGTTTGTAGAGGAAGTGATTAGCTTAAATGAATTTGTGATTCGTCCGTTCTTTGGAACAATTAGTGTTGTTCTACTTCTATTAATCCCTCTAATAACGATGCGCCTTATCGCGGATGAGAGAAAAAGCTTTACCTCGGAGTTACTCTTTACATCACCCATCAGGATAACGAGTATCATCATAGGTAAATACCTATCATCCCTATTGCTATTCGCCTTAATGATCATACTTTCGGCTGTTTATATGCTGGTACTGATCAAATACGGAAATCCCGATCTAGGCCCTATTTTTTCCGGGTATCTCGGGCTTTTTCTGATGGGTGGAAGCTTTCTTGCGGTCGGGCTTTTTGCATCATCTCTTACGGAGAATCAGATGATCGCAGCGGTAGTGTCTTTCGGAATACTTCTAGTGTTCTGGATTATGGGTGCCACTTCGAATGCCGGGGATTCTATCTTTGGATACCTTTCCATGATAAACCATTTTGAAAGCTTCGCAAAAGGGGTAATCGAAGTAAAGGATATAATATATTATCTCTCATTTATCTTCTTAGGGCTCTTCCTTGCTTATATAATGCTCGATTCGGAGAGGTGGAAATGAGAAGAAAGCGTTTATTTATCCATGGTACGAATGCCATTGTATTAACATTATTAATTCTTGGTATCCTAACTGTATTAAACTATCTCGCTTGGAAAATTGGGACAAAACTTGATGTAACTCGAGAGAAGCTTCATACCGTCTCGGATCAGACAATCAAAGTTCTGGATGGTATTGACAGGGATATCGATGTACTTGCTTTTTTTAAGGATGTTGGTTTAGACAGATTGGAATTTCAGGAGTTAACCAGTGAGTACTCCAGGAGGAACAACAAAATCAAGTTTAGATTCATCGATGCCGATAGGGAACCTGGGATTGCTAAGACCCATGGGGTCAGTGAATATGGAACGGTAGTATTGTCAAGCGGTGACCAAGAAATCAAAGTTAAAGTAGCCGATCCGATCTCTGGTGGAATTAAAGCTAATGCGGAAGAAGAACTCACAAATGCGCTCATAAAAATGTCGAGTAACAAGAAGAAGGGAATATATTTCCTGGTAGGCCATGGAGAGAGGGATATCAATAATAGTTCCGATGCGGAAGGATCAGGGAAGCTGAAGAGAGCGCTTGAGGAGGAGGGTTATGAAGTAGGCGAATTGCTGCTCCTTAGGGAGTCTATAATACCGAGTAAGAACTCTATAATGATAGTTGCGTCTCCAACTAAACCTTTAACCGAAAAAGAACTCGGTGATATAAGAAAATATTTGGATGATGGGGGTAAAGCAGTATTCCTCATGGAACCTCGGATGGGCAGTGATTTAGTTTCTCTGTTGAAAGACTATGGCATCGAAATAGAGGACGATATCATAATAGATCCCTCTTCAAAACTGGTGGGCGGCGGGGATGTCGCTCCGATAGTTGCACAATATCCAAACCATGAAATTACTGATAATTTTCGTCTTGCTACAATTTTTCCTTTCTCGAGAAGTATAAATGTGATTAACAAAGACAATGTAATAAATAATCTCATCGCCAATACCAGCCAGTTTAGCTGGGCGGAACGTGATTTAAGTCTTTTCGATCAGGGGGTTGCCCAGCAAGACAATGGAGATAAATCAGGTCCGCTCGGGGTAGCCGCAGTCGGAGAGATTGGAGAAAAAAACAGGATTGCGGTTTTTGGGAGCGCTGATTTTGTTTCGAACAGATTTTTTGATTTTTCTGGGAATAGCGATTTATTCCTTAATACCATAAATTGGATTGTAGGTGATGAGAAACTAATTTCAATCAGGCCCAAAGTTGCGCAGAAAGGGGAATTGACTATAACCAGAAACCAGTTGAGTGTTATTTTTATCGTAACCGTTGTTTTACTTCCCTCAATCGTTTTATTCTCGGGTATTGGGGTCTGGCTGAAAAGGAGAAATATGTAGCACAGATATCTTTTCTAAGACCCCACGCTAAATATTCATGAATAAACATCTTAAAAGGTTCTCCGCCACTCTCATTGCAGCTTTAGTTTTTATTGTCCTTGTGGGTTATCTCTTTCTATTTGAAATGAGGGGAAACAAAGAGATAGATACTAGAAAAACAGTTTTTCCATCGGTCCATAGTTCAGGAATTGATTTGATTAAGCTTAAATACCCGGGACATGAAGTAACATTGATGAGGGATGGAGGTAAATGGTTTGTAACCAAAGAGTCAAAAAGATTTAATGCGGATGAGAGCGTTATTGGAAATATTTTGAGCGGAATTTCTGAGATAAAAATTGATAAAATTGCCTCAGAAAATGCATCGAGTTTAGATGATTTCGGTCTTAAGAGTCCTCGAGTGGAAGCGATGTTCAAAACACCTGATGGTGAATATAAGCTTTCAGTAGGTTCAGAGACCCCGCTAGGTTTGGGCACTTATGTTAATGTTGGTGGGGAAGATAGAGTATTAATCGTTGACGAAACCGCTCTTATGCCATTTCTGGATAAAACAGAGAATGATTTCAGGGATAAGCGAATCCTCGCACTGAATGAGGATAAGATAAATAAACTTATTTTTAGATCAAATCAATTATCATTTGAAGTTGACAGAGAAAGCGGAAGGTGGGTTGGAAAGGATATGCCCGATTATGTTCAACTCGATCAAGACAGGGTAACGTTGATTCTAAAAGCATTTTTGAATTTAAAAATAGATAATTTCGAAATAGATGAACCCATGAGCCTATCAGCATACGGTCTGGTCAAGCCAAATGCTGAGATTGAAATCTTTGAAGATGATAATTCGATTAGAGTCTTATTCGGAAATAAAAAAGAGAATGGTGATTATTATATAAAGCTTGATTCAGAAAGTCCAGTTTATTCAGTGTCTGAATATGTATTCGTGCAGATCCCTGAGAGCATAGACGATATAAGGGTGAGAAAGGTTGTAGACATAGATCCAATAAAGGTACGAGAGGTGGAGATAAGGGAGGGTAATAACGATCTATCGATGCGTAGGATTGGGGATAAGTGGAGGCTTATAACTGATGGAAAAGCAAAAGTAAATGAGACAAAAATTAAAGACCTATTGAATGAAATTGCTAACCTGGAGGTTGAAACCTTTGTTGATGATAATCCTCCGGATCTAGCCCCTTATGGGTTGGACAGACCAGAAATACAGATAACGGTTACCGGACCGGATGATGAGAAGATCACGATACTTTTCGGGAGGAAAGGGGAAAAAAAGGTATATACCAAGATTTCGGGTCAGGACTCAATTTATAAAATGAGCGATGTAATACTCTCTAAGATAAATGTCTCTGGGGATGAATTCGGGAAATGAACGCCATGATCCAAATGAATCCTTTTTTATGAAATTAATTTAAATCACTCCCAGATTAAATCAGTAAGCGTTTGGGCGGAAGCGATCTTTGTCATTATCCTAGCTACACGTACCCCCTTTTAACCGTGGTCATTCGATCGAGTTTTACCCATCCCAAAATGATTACTTAATTCCCATTGACAATGGTAAGGGATTCGTGACACAATAGAGAGGGTAAGATTCACATTTTTTATTGTCAGATAGACGGTAAGGCCACATAAACTAAACACAAAGGAACCCACAACATATGGATGAACATGGGGGATTTTTAAAAACACCTATTCCAGGACCGAAGTCGAAAAGGCTGATTAAGCTTAGAGAGAAGTACGTGCCAAGGGGTGTGTTTAATACTGTTCCAGCCTTTATCAAACAGGCTAAAGATGCACTGATCACTGATATAGACGGGAATACTTTCATAGATTTTGCAAGCGGTCTCGCATCCGTAAATGTCGGATACTCTAGAGAGGAAATAGTTGAGCCGTTGCGGGAGCAGGTAGAGAAGTATCTCCACACCTGTTTTCACGTATTTATGTATGAACCCTATGTTCGTCTGGCTGAAAGGCTCGCGGAGATAACGCCGGGTAAGTTCCCCAAAAAAACAATTCTGGTGAACAGCGGAGCTGAAGCGGTAGAGAACGCAATTAAGGTCTCAAGATATTTTACTAAGAGAAAATCGATAGTAACCTTTGAGCATGCGTTTCATGGAAGAACCCTTCTCGGTATGACTCTTACAAGCAAAATCAGGTATTACAAGTTAGGATTTGGCCCTTTTGCCCCTGAGGTTTATCGTCTTCCTTATGGCTACTGTTATCGCTGCCCGTTCAATGAAAATTCACATAAATGTTGTTTGGCTTGTATTGATAATTTCACAAGTTTTTTTAAAACGCATATAGATCCGGAGGAAGTTGCCGCCATTATTGTTGAGCCGGTAACCGGTGAGGGGGGTTTCATAGTTCCGCCTCCGGAGTTTCTACCTGAGATAGGGAGGGTTTGCAAGCAACACGGGATTGTTTTTATAGTTGATGAGGTACAGACAGGCTTTGGAAGAACAGGTGAAATGTTTGCTGTAAACCACTACAATCTTGAGCCGGACTTATTGGTTATGGGAAAATCGATAGCAGCCGGACTCCCCCTGGGTGCGGTTACGGGTAGGGCTGAGATACTGGAATCCCCTGAAGTAGGGTCGCTTGGAGGGACTTTTGGTGGAAACCCGCTTTCGTGTATCGCATCTTTAAAGGTTATTGAAATCATGCAGGAAAAGGGTTTTATCGAGCACGCTCGCAAGATTGGCAATTTGATAAATAAGAGACTTAAAGAAATGCAGGGGAAATATTATGTTATTGGAGATGCTAGGGGAATGGGGGCAATGGCGGCTATAGAACTCGTTAAAGATAGAGAAAGCAAGGAACCCGCCAAGCAGGAAACGTCGGATATTATAAAATTTTGCGTTGAGAATGGACTTGTGATAATGAAGGCAGGTGCTTATGACAATGTAGTAAGACTTCTTGTGCCTCTTGTAATCACCGAGGAGCTACTGATAAGGGGATTGAGTATATTGGAAAACGCCGTAAAGAAGGTCAATAAGAGATATTCCTCGAAAAAAAGGGTCTAGTAGTGAGCATAGCAAATTGTTATAATTTTTCATCAAATCTGATGCAAAGATGTGTTGATAAAATTAGCGTAAATGCGAGCTCTTAGAGCCCATTCAGTTTCATTTTGATATCAATTGATCTGCATTATCATCAGAAAGTTATTGCTGTAAGTAGCAAGGAAGCAAAAAAGCATCAGCCCTTATAATGACATTGATTCTTTTAATTTAAAATTAACCTATGATGATTTGGGATTCATAAGTAAAATGAAGGGAGGTGATCCAGGATGGCCGTTAAGAAATATAAAATGTTTGTTGATGGGAACTGGGTTTCTTCTAATAAAGGAGATACTTGGGATGTTATTAATCCAGCTAATCAAGGGGTAATTGCTCAGGTTCCACTCGCAGATGAAGAGGATACCAGAATGGCAATTATGGCTGCAAGACGTGCATTTGACCATGGGCCCTGGAGAAAAATGAGCCAAGTTGATCGTGGAAAACTATTGCTTGCCCTTGCTCAAGAGATTAGAGAACACTCTGAGGAATTAGCGAAGCTTGAGACTCTCAATTGTGGAAAACCCATAAGAGAATCCAGATTCGATGTTAGTGATACTGCGGATTGCTTTGAATTTTATGGCGGCCTTGCAGACAAAATTAATGGAGATATTGTTCCAGTACCTGATAGTAATATCTTTGCGATGGTTCTCAGAGAGCCCGTGGGCGTTGTAGGCCAGATTATTCCATGGAATTATCCGCTACTCATGGCTGCATGGAAGCTCGCGCCGGCTCTTGCAACGGGGAATTGCTGCGTATTAAAGCCCGCCGAGATTACGCCTCTTACGGCTTTTGAACTTGGAAAGTTGATTAAGAAGGTTGGGTTTCCAGATGGTGTTGTAAATATTATAAATGGACTAGGTCCCGTTGCTGGAATGGAGCTGGGTAAGAGCGAGTATGTAGACAAGATTGCCTTTACAGGAAGCGTAGATGTGGGTAAACAGCTAATGGTTGCAGCTGCTGGGAACGTAAAGAAAATCTCCCTCGAACTCGGTGGCAAATCCCCTATGATTGTGTTCGACGACGCTAATTTTCCTCTTGCTGTTGATTGGGTTCAGTTCGGAATTTTTATAAATCAAGGGGAAGTTTGTTCTGCAACTTCAAGGCTCTACGTTCAGGAAAAAATTCATGATAAATTTGTTGAAGCTCTCACCAAGAAGACAAAGAGGGTCAGGATTGGGAATCCGTTAGATGAATCTACGGAGATGGGGCCTATCGCTTCTGAGAAACAGTTGAATAAGATTATGAACTATATTGAGATTGGGAAGAAGGGGGGTGCAGAAGTCGCGATCGGGGGAAAGCGCCTAGAGAAAGGTGACCTAGCTAAGGGTTTTTATCTATCACCTACGGTTTTTACGAAGGTAAAGAACGATATGAAGATCGTGCAGGACGAAATCTTTGGGCCTGTGCTTACTGTAACTAAATTTAAAGATGAAGAAGAGGCAATAGATCTTGCAAACTCAACGAGATATGGACTCGCAGGTGGAGTTTTTACCAGAGATCTAAATAGGGCTTTCAGAATCGTAAAGGAACTCAGAGCGGGAATAATTTGGGTTAATTCGTCACAACCATGTTTCAACCAGCTTCCATGGGGGGGGTACAAGCAAAGCGGAATTGGAAGAGAACTTGGAAAGTATGCCGTAGAGGAATATACTCAGTTGAAACAGGTTACTATTAATTTGAATGAGGGTCCTCTCGGCTGGTATTCGTAAATTTTTAACAAACGAAGTTGGGTATCTGTCGACGAAATTCGATTACCTGCACCGGATCCAGAAGGCTGGAGAGGATTGTCAAGAGCGCTCTTGAATTTAGACGTTCTCTTCTACTACTTTCGCATGTATTCGAATTTAATCGGCTTTCGAGATAGACAATGAACCAAACGGGATTTTCCATTAGCGACGAAAAGGCAGATATGACTACAGAAGGCCACGAGGTATATCCAGCCCAGCAAGAGCCTGCGATCGTGTTTGATCACGTTACCAAGAGATATGCTAATTTTGTAGCGCTTGATAATGTTTCATTTGCTGTCAAAACGGGTGAGCTGTTTTCATTTCTAGGACCATCGGGTAGTGGTAAGACGACGATATTAAGAATTTTAGGAGGATTTGAAGAGCCCGAAGAGGGAAGCGTTTATATTTTTGGTAACCGAGTAAATGGGATTCCTC
This window encodes:
- a CDS encoding ATP-binding cassette domain-containing protein, whose product is MTKSYGKLIAIDNISFQVEKGEILGFLGPNGAGKTTTMRIITGYTPPTEGEVRIGGFDVVEDPIEAKKQIGYLPENPPLYNEMTVGGYLDFVADLKDVPGKIKWERISYVMDKCGIADVKNRLIGNLSKGYRQRIGIAQALVNDPAVLILDEPTIGLDPKQIIEIRELIKSLAGGRTIILSTHMLSEVNMMCTRVVIIHRGKIALEESLDRIAEDLHGSKILLLKISRSDSYVKERILCLPHVSDVSEISHGEFRITSEGSHDIGDLIAKTVVEYGWGLLELRPFTQSLEEIFLKVISAEGE
- the gabT gene encoding 4-aminobutyrate--2-oxoglutarate transaminase, with amino-acid sequence MDEHGGFLKTPIPGPKSKRLIKLREKYVPRGVFNTVPAFIKQAKDALITDIDGNTFIDFASGLASVNVGYSREEIVEPLREQVEKYLHTCFHVFMYEPYVRLAERLAEITPGKFPKKTILVNSGAEAVENAIKVSRYFTKRKSIVTFEHAFHGRTLLGMTLTSKIRYYKLGFGPFAPEVYRLPYGYCYRCPFNENSHKCCLACIDNFTSFFKTHIDPEEVAAIIVEPVTGEGGFIVPPPEFLPEIGRVCKQHGIVFIVDEVQTGFGRTGEMFAVNHYNLEPDLLVMGKSIAAGLPLGAVTGRAEILESPEVGSLGGTFGGNPLSCIASLKVIEIMQEKGFIEHARKIGNLINKRLKEMQGKYYVIGDARGMGAMAAIELVKDRESKEPAKQETSDIIKFCVENGLVIMKAGAYDNVVRLLVPLVITEELLIRGLSILENAVKKVNKRYSSKKRV
- a CDS encoding aldehyde dehydrogenase family protein, which produces MAVKKYKMFVDGNWVSSNKGDTWDVINPANQGVIAQVPLADEEDTRMAIMAARRAFDHGPWRKMSQVDRGKLLLALAQEIREHSEELAKLETLNCGKPIRESRFDVSDTADCFEFYGGLADKINGDIVPVPDSNIFAMVLREPVGVVGQIIPWNYPLLMAAWKLAPALATGNCCVLKPAEITPLTAFELGKLIKKVGFPDGVVNIINGLGPVAGMELGKSEYVDKIAFTGSVDVGKQLMVAAAGNVKKISLELGGKSPMIVFDDANFPLAVDWVQFGIFINQGEVCSATSRLYVQEKIHDKFVEALTKKTKRVRIGNPLDESTEMGPIASEKQLNKIMNYIEIGKKGGAEVAIGGKRLEKGDLAKGFYLSPTVFTKVKNDMKIVQDEIFGPVLTVTKFKDEEEAIDLANSTRYGLAGGVFTRDLNRAFRIVKELRAGIIWVNSSQPCFNQLPWGGYKQSGIGRELGKYAVEEYTQLKQVTINLNEGPLGWYS
- a CDS encoding DUF4340 domain-containing protein, with product MNKHLKRFSATLIAALVFIVLVGYLFLFEMRGNKEIDTRKTVFPSVHSSGIDLIKLKYPGHEVTLMRDGGKWFVTKESKRFNADESVIGNILSGISEIKIDKIASENASSLDDFGLKSPRVEAMFKTPDGEYKLSVGSETPLGLGTYVNVGGEDRVLIVDETALMPFLDKTENDFRDKRILALNEDKINKLIFRSNQLSFEVDRESGRWVGKDMPDYVQLDQDRVTLILKAFLNLKIDNFEIDEPMSLSAYGLVKPNAEIEIFEDDNSIRVLFGNKKENGDYYIKLDSESPVYSVSEYVFVQIPESIDDIRVRKVVDIDPIKVREVEIREGNNDLSMRRIGDKWRLITDGKAKVNETKIKDLLNEIANLEVETFVDDNPPDLAPYGLDRPEIQITVTGPDDEKITILFGRKGEKKVYTKISGQDSIYKMSDVILSKINVSGDEFGK
- a CDS encoding ABC transporter permease subunit → MKSIVTIFRKELKSYFASPIAFIILFVFLIISGIFFFLYLESFAQSQFDSRLQFVEEVISLNEFVIRPFFGTISVVLLLLIPLITMRLIADERKSFTSELLFTSPIRITSIIIGKYLSSLLLFALMIILSAVYMLVLIKYGNPDLGPIFSGYLGLFLMGGSFLAVGLFASSLTENQMIAAVVSFGILLVFWIMGATSNAGDSIFGYLSMINHFESFAKGVIEVKDIIYYLSFIFLGLFLAYIMLDSERWK
- a CDS encoding GldG family protein — its product is MRRKRLFIHGTNAIVLTLLILGILTVLNYLAWKIGTKLDVTREKLHTVSDQTIKVLDGIDRDIDVLAFFKDVGLDRLEFQELTSEYSRRNNKIKFRFIDADREPGIAKTHGVSEYGTVVLSSGDQEIKVKVADPISGGIKANAEEELTNALIKMSSNKKKGIYFLVGHGERDINNSSDAEGSGKLKRALEEEGYEVGELLLLRESIIPSKNSIMIVASPTKPLTEKELGDIRKYLDDGGKAVFLMEPRMGSDLVSLLKDYGIEIEDDIIIDPSSKLVGGGDVAPIVAQYPNHEITDNFRLATIFPFSRSINVINKDNVINNLIANTSQFSWAERDLSLFDQGVAQQDNGDKSGPLGVAAVGEIGEKNRIAVFGSADFVSNRFFDFSGNSDLFLNTINWIVGDEKLISIRPKVAQKGELTITRNQLSVIFIVTVVLLPSIVLFSGIGVWLKRRNM